The Methanobrevibacter sp. DNA window CCATAGAGTTTTTAGCACCCATAGGAGCTTTAGTAACGATATCCCCTTGGATAGCTACAGGAGTACCTCCACCAAATTCGAATTTTTGATATTCACTTTCTGCACCGTAGTGTACATCCCCGGTAGAAGAACCGATAGCACCGAGAGCAATACCCCAAAGCATTGCTAAGAGTGGTAATGGGAATACATGTAATGCAACACCATTAATTGGAATGGTCATTAAGTATGAAATTCCAACAATACAAAAACTAGTTATAAATCCGTGACCAACGATAGGTCCTAAAGATTGAGTTAATACATCCATAAACAATGGTTGTTCAAATTGAGATTGTCCAACAATCCTTCCCATGTGGGATGTAACAGTATAAATAGCGTGAACAAAAGCAGCGATACAAGCACCCATTGCGATAGCAACGATAGGTAACATACCTAAAGACATTACTATGTATGCAATAGCACCAGCAACACCACACCAACCACCATAAGCGACTGGTTCACCAGAAGCCGCCTTGTTTATCATACGGTGTAAATGTCCCATTTGTGGAGCAAGTTGAACTTGGGAGTTAGGGTTACTTTGAGAACCGATATCAGATTCTAAGTCCTCTGCAGCCCCTCCGATAGTAGCAACTGCACCCATTAATGCAACTACACCTAATGTTACAGGGTCCATAATTTTTTTCCTCCATATTTTTTATTAAATTGATCATTTAATAAACGTGAAATGATTTTAGATTTTTGTTCCTTACAAAAATCATTGAAATTGCAATAATAATATTGCATAGTATATTTTTTTAAATTATTAATATAAATGTTTTGTGAAAAGTTGTTCAGATAAACAATAAATTATAAAAAAATAGATAGGTGAAAAGACACCTACCTACGTGTTTATTTATCTATTTATTTTGCTGGAGTAATAACAGTTCTTTCACCAGCTGGTTCGAATTCTCTTAAAGCACCT harbors:
- the mtrE gene encoding tetrahydromethanopterin S-methyltransferase subunit E, which codes for MDPVTLGVVALMGAVATIGGAAEDLESDIGSQSNPNSQVQLAPQMGHLHRMINKAASGEPVAYGGWCGVAGAIAYIVMSLGMLPIVAIAMGACIAAFVHAIYTVTSHMGRIVGQSQFEQPLFMDVLTQSLGPIVGHGFITSFCIVGISYLMTIPINGVALHVFPLPLLAMLWGIALGAIGSSTGDVHYGAESEYQKFEFGGGTPVAIQGDIVTKAPMGAKNSMDVVNFCAKFGGPLTGFCFGLVVFFSFWNTVVFGVYGGIVVGIVIVILLIIMDNYLEVFARNQYGPYEEE